Below is a genomic region from Medicago truncatula cultivar Jemalong A17 chromosome 3, MtrunA17r5.0-ANR, whole genome shotgun sequence.
CACCACCACCGCATCAAAAACTAACCCACCCCAAAAACGACGTCGTTTTCTCACCAATCCTTCAACCATACAATCAAACGCGCGATTCTCGACGCCGCGCAAATTCCCCTCCGCCGTTCACATTAACCACCATCCTCTCCGCCGCGATCTCATGGCTCCGAAACCGACGGATCCGTTTCATCTTCCTTCTCCTCTGTTCTCCTCTCATCTTTATCTTCCTTTTCATCGCTTTCCCTTTCCTATGCATCACCGAAATCTGCCTCCGACGCCGTTTATGGAGAAAACTTCTTCGTGGATTCTCCGGTGATGATTCCGCCGATCGGCTTCGAAGATGTGAGGAAGGTTGTTGTCacgatgatgaagaagaagagaagggTTTGTTGCATAGATATTTGGAGGATCAGCTTTTTCTTGTGAGATCGATGTATGAAtgtggtggtgatgatgaagaagaacttgttgaagaagatgaagaagattataaatctcctttgttgttGAGATAATGATGATTAATGTTAATGTAATAATTAATacataattttgtatatatagaTAGGGATTAAGGAAAAACActtgtaattttgattattgattttgttgtgtttgtttatagATCGAAAGAAATTGAATTGAGATTTTCTTGTAACTTGGATCATaaccattttttcttttgcttttgggtgatattttagtttgacaagaaaattaaaattagcaGAAAACTGTGAAATGTCACTTGTATGTACAATGGAAGAGTATTAATGGATTACATTTTAGTTTGATGTTTAATATCCACCTTTATCATGTTTATGTGAGACATGAATAATTAGAGTGAGTGATGTCTACAATTAGAGTGGGtgatgaaataaattaattttggtttaattgcaattttacctctcctattttgattgaatttgaattttatccctcctattttaaaatttggaattttacttcctctattttgattgaatcgggATTTTGCCCtccttattttaaaactcggaattttaccctctctattttacgtttttcaaaattttaccccctattttaaaataaagaaccaaaaaatactagaaaaataaagaaacggttagaaaatattaatttggtaaaaaaatataaggaaaacaagaaaacacaaaaaaaaaactaaaaaatagaaaaacaatgaaattacaagaaaaaattatatgaatagGCGTGTTTTTGGTATTatggtaatttttttgaaaaaattatttaattgtaaacTTAGCTTAATTGGTGGGACAATACATAAGACATGTAAGGTCCGGATTCAAACATGTTTGGGTTAAAAATTGAGCAATGTGAGTGCAAattcttttaagttttagttttattttattgaatttggTTTAATACATTGTTTTGgttccttaatttattttttgtttttactttggtCCTCTaattataaagtgtctcaaaCTGATCCATTATGTCTTTTGTCGTTATCTATTTTGGTCCTCGCAGTTAGTTTTTTGatgtctaatatttttaatatgataatAACCGTTTGATTGCAGGTCCATAATATATTACAGTGAACCATTcatatctgattttttttccatctcttcttctccttccccATTCATCCTGttgatgttcatcatcttcaacattgtTCTTATAAAACCCATAAAACTTAAACAAATAACatctaatcttttttatttttcttcatcttcatctcttATCTTCTTCAACATTCATacaaaaatccaacaaaaaaaaaaacaaaaaaaaacttaataatcAACCTTTACGTTTTAAATTCTTATTACTTATTTTAGTAAGGTATTATTATTCATATATCTTATTCCAATTGAAACTTTAACCAAGTTAGTCGtacttcataaaaaaacaagttaGTCATATGTTAATAATATCTCATCTATGAATCACAACAATTTAATACTTGGCATAAAAGAACTGATTTTTACATATCATATGAATCCCATAGCTAAACTCGGTCTCttaaaagatttgatttttggtaaaaatcagaaaattaaattaaaaactattGAATTTGTCTCctcaatttgattttttccGAGAGAATTAGAAACCCATATGGATTTTAAAGTGCAATTCCCGAGGATGAGTGGTTGACAtctttgaaaagagaaaattgaactTCAAAATGggaattttagggttttaaaattgatgaaatagaaaataaaaacttgaatCGGAGAATGTAATATGAGAATGAGTGGTGACTGACTATATGAATTTGGAACACAACCCATTTAGATCTTGATTGTTTAAATCGAAAAAGTGGGATGGATAAATTGAAACTTTACTAAAATTGAGATGGTGGGAGTGAATGGAATTCGAAAAAGTGGTGATAAAAAGAGGAAATCACATAAAATCTTCTTTGTCGATGTATGCATGAACAAGAAAACTCAACAACAGTAACAAGATAAGAGAGATGAAGGGAACTGAAATATATGGTAGAGTTTTATGTGTTGTTAACgaaaatgatttgattttgatgatgagaaatttattttattttatcttttgatttttttttctgggttATATGAAAATTGATTAAGGAGTATGAATGTGTTGATGAAGgagatgaaggaagaagaagaagaaataagaaaaaaaattaggcgtTGATAGTTCATCGTAAGATACAACAGACTTATATGATCCAACAgttctatttttgaaaaaaatatcaaatggttaaaattaaatgaacttATAAGGTCAATGGTGGACCACCTTTAAATATGGTTCACCTTAGACACATTTGATGTCAAACATTAACGGAGAAGACCAAAACAGTAAACGGTAGAatatttatgggaccaaattgaaacgcTTTATAGTTAGGAGACCaaagtgaaaacaaaaaataagttaagagactaaatgatgtatttttgttttgttacaaaaattttagGGTGAGAGGATGGTGTATTAAGCCTATAGATCTTTGGACTAAACGATGTATTAAACCTATTGAATTTAgtgttttaagaaaatatcttattttaattttttaaacatattgaATGTGTATATAAAAAGGTTTTGGTTTAATAATTGAGCAATGTGAGTGCAAATTCTTTTTACACTCACATCCAACGAGATTATTAATTCTCAATGTCATAGAATCGGTTTCAAAGTAGTCATGCAAAAGGGATGATATGAATAGTAgattctaattgaatgcaaaTGTAAAATATGATGGCgtaaaaaggaagaagaaacatcTCTCATAAAAAGGAAGTAAGATTTGAACACACGAAGGAGAAAAAGGAATTGAAGCGTTAACGCATTAGTGCATAAATGATAGAGTAAAAATGACATATGACTCATTTAAGTGATGtattaacatcaatcattcatTTTAATCTAAGGGCTaccatttattattattgttctCAAATAAAGACAACATTCTCCCTTGATAGGTCCTTTATacaatactccatccgttccataatataagaaaaaaaaaaacacattttctttgtcccaaaatataagcaaaaaagacaaacttttatctttttcaagattttttttgtttattctcataaaattaaatgtaaattacattcaattttcactttctttcattttttccataaccaatggccaatgaaaattgtttttacatcttcctatacaacttttttcaaagaaaacacaaaaaactatactctaaattcttatgttttagttttcttaataagtgtgatttttttttttttttgcttataatttgggacggagggagtagatagacaaa
It encodes:
- the LOC25479955 gene encoding uncharacterized protein; this encodes MGTNPTPPPHQKLTHPKNDVVFSPILQPYNQTRDSRRRANSPPPFTLTTILSAAISWLRNRRIRFIFLLLCSPLIFIFLFIAFPFLCITEICLRRRLWRKLLRGFSGDDSADRLRRCEEGCCHDDEEEEKGLLHRYLEDQLFLVRSMYECGGDDEEELVEEDEEDYKSPLLLR